In Colletotrichum destructivum chromosome 1, complete sequence, the sequence CACTGCAGCTGTTGTGCTACCTCCTGGGCAGGCGGGAGGGGGTACGTGCCCAGGTGCGTAACGGCGAATTATCCCTGCGCTGATTGGACTCGAGGCTTTGCTGGGTCGTCCCTTCCGCTCGTCGTCCGGCCGGCAACCTCCGTGGAGGCAGCAGCCCCGCACTAATCCCGAACAGGAAGCAAGGTAAACAACCAAAGATGCactttccttcttcttcaggtTCAGCCCGTTCCATTTCGACAACGGCTCTTTTCTTCAAGACCGACCGACTGACTCCACCGCAACCGAGAACACGCTTGCCGAATCCATCATTACAGCAGCAAAAGAAGCGGCAACCACTTACACgtttttgtgtgtgtgtgtgtgtgtgtatctGTTGTGCGTGTGGTGGCACACTATACACCTCAGACTTTGTCTAcctttctctcactcactcacctactcactcactcactcactcactcactcactcactcactcactcactctctgCTACCTCCACCTATCCCAGCAAGTCGGCAACAACTGTCTCAAAAGACCTTCCCGAAAAGGCCAAATCATCTCTTGGACCAACCAAGAGGGTTTCTGTATCGGCACTCACCCGGCCTACCTACCGCCAATCCATGCATGATGCACTTTTCAAGCGTCTTTAAATGTGAGATACGCACACCGCAACACCAttgccaccaccaccaaacaTAGACACGACTGGCTGACCCTTTTCTCAGCGTCGGTGCGCTGCGCCCCAAGTCCCGATGGCAACCTGATTGCAACACTGCTGTTTCCGGCCTCAATCAGTCTGCGATCCGTCGAATCCTTGGAGACGGTTCATTGCATCAAGCTGCCTCCCAACCTCGGCCCTGCCTATGCTCTGCGATGGTCTCCGTCTTCGCGCCGCATTCTCGCCTGCTATGCTGACCAGATTCACGTCtactcggcctcggcaccgggCTACCATGCCGTCATCCGCAACCCCGCAACCCCCAACTTGAAGCCTACATTTGTTCAGTTCGGCTCCTCCGACACCGAAGTCTTCATGTGCTCCTCGTACGGACTCAAGTTCTCCGTCTTTGACCTGGCGACCGGGAGAACAGTCGAGATCAGCAACCCAAAGTTCCACCAGGCTGCCGTGGCTTCACGGGGGTTTGCGTTGAGGCCCGGCTCGGCTCACCTGGCCATCCTCACCAGAGTGGCCGGCAAAGATATCGTCGGCATCCAGCACCCCAAGACGAGAGAGGTACTCCGGTCCTGGCAGCCTGACACCGTCGATGCTCAAGGCTTGGCCTGGACCCCGGACGGCCGCTGGCTCGTCATGTGGGAGTCGGCTGCTCAGGGTCACAAGATCTTGTTTTATACCCCGGACGGCCACCTCTTCAAGACGTGGTCTGGTCCCTcccccgtcgaggacgaagatgagcattacgacctcggcgccggcgtcaggGTCTGTCAACTCAGTCCGGATGGTGCCCGCATGGCTGTATGCGATTACACCCGTACCGTTCGTGTCATTGACACCAAGACCGCCACCGAGTCGATGAGGCTTGACCATCCTACAGCCATCACTCCGAGAGAGACCATTCAGGTGGGTAACCCGGCTTCCTTTGCGACGTTCAGCGTTGCGTGCTGACACCAGAATAGATCTGGCAAGAGCAAATCGGTAACCCCCAGTCGGGCTCCCACCACTCTTTTTCGAGAGCGACCCAATCCGTATCCGCTCCGACCCGTACAGCCAACGGAGGTCCCGATGCAAAGCCAGCCCCTACCCTTTCATCGTTCGATGCATCCTCGGGCCTCCTGGCTACGACGTTGGAAGACTGGCCAAGCACTGTTTGGGTCTGGGATCTGGCATCCTCCGAGCTCCGCGCCGTCTTGATCTTCCATAGCAACATTGCTGGTTTCTCCTGGCATCCGACGCAACGTGAGGTGCTGATGGTGACCAACGAAGGAGACAGCTACGCAGGCTTGGTGTTTGTTTGGGATCCCTTGTCCGATGGCCCAAGAACGGTAGACTTTGGCGCACGCCTGCCCGAGACAAAGGTGATGGGAAAACCGCAGGTCTCGTGGCTGGAGTGGGCGGGGGACGCCGCCATCCTTCTTTTGGGAGACGGTAGGCACCACCTTCTGGCCTCCGTTGCCGGATCCGAGGACTCGGGGGCTCCTTGGCAGGATGCCCAACGCAACGATTTGACCATGACCACGGGCAAAGACGATACTCAACTATCCGCCCCCGCATTAGACGacttcgacgaggacctgtCCGGTCTCGACATGTCCCAGGTCGACGacaccttctccttcaagAAAGTATGATCGGCCGGAGGGCCGCCACTTCGGTGTCGGAAGGATCGTAATACGTAAATTTCTCAACGACAAAAAAAACCAGTTGGCAAGTCAGCTCCAGCTTGGTAgatgccggcggcagcctccCAGCTGCCCGCTGATAACAGCAGTCGTAGATGCTGCCGCTAGGGCCGCGGCAGGATTGCTGTTACGCCGACAGTCCTGGATCTCATCAGGGAGGATGCTAGTGGGCCATCTCAAATTGCCACCGCCGCATCCACATTCTGCGAGGGGTCCCTCGAGAGACTTTGTCGATGTTCTTTGCAAGGAGCGCGGAACCGACTACAATGGGAGAGGTCCCAATgagccggcctcgagcgcAAAGTATATTGGAATGCTCACTGAGATTCACAAACGCCTTAGCCGGCCAAGAAACAGCTGGGTAACACTGAATGTTGGCCGTGGTAGTTGGTCCACTTTCAGTCCCAGCCTCAGACCTGGACAGGCCCGGTTTTCGCAAAGGCCGACGCAAAAGGTCTGTGGTTCGTCAGGACGGGACCTTCATTGCAATCCCAGAAACCGACCAACGGCAGACGGTCAAAGTACACAGGCGGTGAGACTAAGACCTGCTTCCGAAAACCGAGATCCACGGAGCGCATTTGGGCAAGTAATGACGGCACGAACAATATACAGACCAACAACACAGGTTCATTCCTGAACACGACAGACCAATACGAGGGCCCGGTTGCGTAAATCATGAACTGCACTTCAGCTGTCTCTTTCCCGGTAATTGGCAGGCCGGGTGCCCTGTACGAGATGAACTTCCTATGCCAGTCCGCTCGGCTAGCCCAACTCTACAACAGCACGGGTGGCCTTGAGCAGCATTAGTCCAGTTTGGGAATCGAATCCGTTCCATTATATCTCTGCCGGCGAGGATAAGTCCACAAGAGAACCTCGGATGACTCATCTAAACAAAGCGTTTGGGAAACGGACAAGTCGGTTATTATTCTTGCCAAGCAGTAATAGGCTAAGGGATAGAAGAAAAGATCGCACACATCAGGTACAATTTATTATTGCATCtacaagaaagaaagaaaagaaagatCCTATCTCACCTGATTTAATTGTCGTTCCTTCTCATCTCGGCCTCTCGCGTCGAGGCTGCTtgcggccgccgctggaTCTCGCCACACCCGAGATCCAGGTTCCACGGTAGCCCGCTGCACCGTTTGTTGGTTGTCACACACGGCGTTCCGTGCTGCCGGCCACGCCGCTTGCGGGTTTGTCCTACCCAACAAGGCTATTCGCGCATGTGTATGCTGTCCCGTGCAttgttggtgttggcgcAAATGAGATGGATGAGTCTGGAGATACGGGTATGGAAGTAACTGGCTGCATTGGTGTCCAAACCCACACTggtccggggggggggggcaattctatctctctctctcgctctcgctctcttgCCTTGGATATTATGAACATGTGAATGATTCGTTTTCCCCGTTCTGTTGTAACCTCTACTTCATCCAACACCAACTCCCATATGGAGTGATGCAATCGTCCAGTGCTCACCCCCAACGCCATGTAGCCCTCTCTCCAAACCCCCGTTTTCGCCGGTCCTCCTCTTTGGTATACATCCCTTCTTTTGGTCAAGTCGTCATAAGGGGGAAACAACCCCCCCGTCCTCAGCCCCCAAAGTTCATCTTTAACTCAATGCTCGGCTGGCCCGAAGCCCCGCCGGCCGTCTGCTCCGCCGGCCCCTGCTGTCGGCCCCACCGGATCACCTCTTCGAGGAACGCCCTCTGCCCGTCGTTCAACccggcgacgatgctgcGGAACGCGTTCTGGTCAACCGCCGCGAGCTCCAGCAGCCTCGCCGACGTGTCACGGTAGcagtcctcgccctcggaCGACGCGCGCGCCAAGAGGGTGGGCAGCACGAGCGCCATCGCGACGGGGACGCGGTCTCGCGGCACGACACCCACGTACTGGCTGAGCGAATGAGCAATCATGGACCGCGCATTCTCCGGGTCCTCCGGCGCCGTgttggcgacgaaggcgataAGGCGCGGGAGGAGGTAGCGCGCGATGGTATGGTCTGCGGGTGTTGGGTTGGCTTGTAGAATAAGAGACCTGATGCAGTTTGCTGCGATCTTGGCCGTCTAAGTTTCAGTTTTAGtacatatatataaaaaACCCGAAAAATCATGCGTAAACCTTGCGTAGATAGTCACATACCATGCGATCCGTGAGGCAATCGaccacctcgtcgaggtATCTCGCCACCAGCGGATCGTTCGCCGCCAGGTGGTTCGTGCCGCCCGTGAACAGGATGGTGCTCGCCAGCAGACAGTTTTTGACGCAGGTGAGGGATGTCGGCACCTCGCGCTTCTGGCCGTTGAGGTAGATGGACAGGAACCGGCGCAGGCAACCCTGCAGCTGGACGTCCGTGGGCGACGGGCTtttgccgtcctcgccgccaccgcctgcTCTGCGGGACTTGGTCATGCTCCCGACGAAGCGCTTGAGCGTGGGCAGGGACTGTGGGACGATGACCTCCTGGCACCCCGGGGTCGCGAGGATGGTGGCCAGAATGTGAATGATGCAGGCGTGAAGATCGGTCTtgatgatggaggggaagacctcggcggcgtcgacgagcgcaTTCAGCGACGAGCGGATCAGCAGCACGGCCTCCTCCGTCATCTGATGGCGGACGGGCTGGTTCGCTTCAGCCAGGTTGGGCAGGAGACCCGCGAGCACCAGCACGATGATACGCGTGAGCTCGAACAGCTGGTCGATGTCGTCGGacaggtcgccgtcgtcgccagagTCCTTCT encodes:
- a CDS encoding Putative quinoprotein alcohol dehydrogenase-like superfamily; amino-acid sequence: MHFSSVFKSSVRCAPSPDGNLIATLLFPASISLRSVESLETVHCIKLPPNLGPAYALRWSPSSRRILACYADQIHVYSASAPGYHAVIRNPATPNLKPTFVQFGSSDTEVFMCSSYGLKFSVFDLATGRTVEISNPKFHQAAVASRGFALRPGSAHLAILTRVAGKDIVGIQHPKTREVLRSWQPDTVDAQGLAWTPDGRWLVMWESAAQGHKILFYTPDGHLFKTWSGPSPVEDEDEHYDLGAGVRVCQLSPDGARMAVCDYTRTVRVIDTKTATESMRLDHPTAITPRETIQIWQEQIGNPQSGSHHSFSRATQSVSAPTRTANGGPDAKPAPTLSSFDASSGLLATTLEDWPSTVWVWDLASSELRAVLIFHSNIAGFSWHPTQREVLMVTNEGDSYAGLVFVWDPLSDGPRTVDFGARLPETKVMGKPQVSWLEWAGDAAILLLGDGRHHLLASVAGSEDSGAPWQDAQRNDLTMTTGKDDTQLSAPALDDFDEDLSGLDMSQVDDTFSFKKV